A DNA window from Pseudomonas sp. GD03919 contains the following coding sequences:
- a CDS encoding acetyl/propionyl/methylcrotonyl-CoA carboxylase subunit alpha, with the protein MKKVLIANRGEIAVRIARACRDYGVASVAVYANADIDALHVRHADEAYALDGERPADTYLNIDKLLAIAKRAGADAVHPGYGFLSERADFARAVQGAGLIWIGPNPDTIDVLGDKVEARKLAQQVGAPQVAGTPGPVQSAAEVLAFAEQHGLPIAIKAAFGGGGRGMKVAWRMDEVAELYASAVREAEAAFGRGECFVEQFLDRPRHIEAQVIADSHGNVVVVGTRDCSLQRRNQKLVEEAPAPFISDEQRQRIHQSAHAICAKAGYVGAGTVEYLLSADGTLSFLEVNTRLQVEHPVTEETTGVDLVIEQLRVADGLPLSFRETPTPRGHSFEFRINAEDAGKGFLPTPGKISEFRAPSGPGVRLDSGVESGSSVPGTFDSMMAKLIVTGATREQAIARARRALAEFQIDGIASVLPFHRAVMDHADFTGPEHFAVHTRWIETDFAEQITLAPRTLPVAGDAVLRTFIEIDGKRHELGLPSALLQGLAPLGGNVQAAPQASAHAAEKGLVSAPISGNLHAWLAEDGAQVKAGDVIAVMEAMKMETQVTALADGTLRIREQAGAYLDAGAALAKLEG; encoded by the coding sequence ATGAAAAAAGTATTGATCGCCAACCGTGGTGAAATCGCCGTGCGTATCGCCCGCGCCTGCCGTGATTACGGTGTGGCCTCCGTGGCCGTGTACGCCAATGCCGATATCGACGCCCTGCATGTGCGCCACGCCGACGAAGCTTATGCACTGGACGGCGAGCGCCCGGCCGACACCTACCTGAATATCGATAAGCTGCTGGCCATCGCCAAGCGTGCCGGCGCCGATGCCGTGCACCCCGGCTACGGTTTTCTCTCCGAGCGCGCCGACTTCGCCCGTGCCGTGCAAGGCGCCGGGCTGATCTGGATCGGCCCGAACCCGGACACCATCGATGTGCTTGGCGACAAGGTCGAGGCGCGCAAACTCGCCCAGCAGGTCGGCGCGCCCCAGGTGGCCGGCACCCCCGGCCCGGTGCAGAGCGCCGCCGAAGTGCTGGCCTTCGCCGAGCAACATGGCCTGCCCATCGCCATCAAGGCCGCATTCGGCGGTGGCGGGCGCGGCATGAAGGTCGCCTGGCGCATGGACGAAGTGGCAGAGCTCTATGCTTCGGCGGTGCGTGAAGCTGAGGCCGCCTTCGGGCGCGGCGAATGCTTCGTCGAGCAGTTCCTCGACCGCCCACGGCATATCGAAGCGCAGGTGATCGCCGACAGCCACGGCAATGTGGTGGTGGTCGGCACTCGCGACTGCTCACTGCAACGGCGCAACCAGAAACTGGTGGAGGAAGCGCCAGCGCCCTTTATCAGCGACGAGCAGCGCCAGCGTATTCATCAGTCCGCCCACGCCATCTGCGCCAAGGCCGGCTATGTCGGCGCCGGCACCGTGGAATACCTGCTCAGCGCCGATGGCACCCTGTCGTTCCTGGAGGTGAACACCCGCCTGCAGGTCGAGCACCCGGTCACCGAGGAAACCACTGGGGTCGACCTGGTCATCGAACAGCTGCGCGTCGCCGACGGCCTGCCGCTGTCATTCCGTGAAACGCCGACGCCGCGCGGCCACAGCTTCGAATTCCGCATCAACGCCGAAGATGCCGGCAAGGGCTTTTTGCCCACCCCCGGCAAGATCAGCGAATTCCGCGCCCCGAGCGGCCCGGGCGTGCGCCTGGACAGCGGCGTGGAGAGCGGCTCCAGCGTGCCTGGCACATTCGACTCGATGATGGCCAAGCTGATCGTCACCGGCGCCACCCGCGAGCAGGCCATCGCCCGCGCGCGCCGCGCCCTGGCCGAGTTTCAGATCGATGGCATCGCGTCGGTGCTGCCCTTCCATCGCGCGGTGATGGACCACGCCGACTTTACCGGCCCTGAGCATTTTGCCGTGCACACCCGCTGGATCGAAACCGACTTCGCCGAGCAGATCACCCTGGCACCGCGCACCTTGCCGGTGGCCGGCGATGCGGTGCTGCGCACCTTCATCGAGATCGACGGCAAGCGCCATGAACTGGGCCTGCCGAGCGCGCTGCTGCAAGGCCTGGCGCCATTGGGCGGTAACGTCCAGGCGGCGCCTCAGGCCTCGGCACATGCCGCCGAAAAAGGCCTGGTCAGCGCACCGATCTCCGGCAACCTGCATGCCTGGCTGGCCGAGGACGGCGCCCAGGTCAAAGCCGGCGACGTGATCGCGGTGATGGAGGCGATGAAGATGGAAACCCAGGTTACCGCGCTGGCGGACGGCACCCTGCGCATCCGTGAACAGGCCGGCGCCTATCTGGACGCCGGAGCGGCGCTGGCCAAGCTGGAAGGCTGA
- the trpE gene encoding anthranilate synthase component I, which yields MTHEEFLRLAAEGYNRIPLACETIADFDTPLSIYLKLADAPNSYLLESVQGGEKWGRYSIIGLPARTVLRVHGHDVVITTDGVEIERHECADPLAFVEQFKARYKVPTIAGLPRFNGGLVGYFAYDSVRYVEPKLAAGVNPDVLGTPDILLNVSDAVVVFDNLAGKMHAIVLVDPAEADAFARGQQHLQDILHKLRQPFTPRLGVDLNKPAGVEPAFRSSFSREDYERAVDSIKDYILAGDCMQVVISQRMSIPFKAAPIDLYRALRCINPTPYMYFFNFGDFHVVGSSPEVLVRVEDNLVTVRPIAGTRPRGASEDADKALEEDLLSDAKEIAEHLMLIDLGRNDTGRVSEVGSVKLTEKMVIERYSNVMHIVSNVTGELKKDLTSMDALRAILPAGTLSGAPKIRAMEIIDELEPVKRGVYGGAVGYYAWNGNMDTAIAIRTAVIKDGELHVQAGAGIVADSVPALEWEETLNKRRAMFKAVALAEQGSR from the coding sequence ATGACCCATGAAGAATTTCTGCGTTTAGCCGCTGAAGGCTACAACCGCATTCCGCTTGCCTGCGAAACCATCGCCGACTTCGACACGCCGCTGTCGATCTACCTGAAACTGGCCGATGCGCCCAACTCCTACCTGCTGGAGTCCGTGCAGGGCGGCGAGAAATGGGGTCGTTACTCGATCATCGGCCTGCCGGCGCGCACCGTGCTGCGTGTGCACGGTCATGACGTGGTGATCACCACCGACGGTGTCGAAATCGAGCGCCACGAATGTGCCGACCCGCTGGCCTTCGTCGAGCAGTTCAAGGCACGTTACAAGGTGCCGACCATCGCCGGTCTGCCGCGTTTCAACGGTGGCCTGGTCGGTTACTTCGCCTATGACAGCGTGCGTTACGTCGAGCCCAAGCTGGCTGCCGGGGTCAATCCCGATGTGCTGGGCACGCCGGACATCCTACTCAACGTCTCCGATGCCGTGGTGGTGTTCGATAACCTGGCGGGCAAGATGCACGCCATCGTGCTGGTCGATCCGGCCGAAGCCGATGCGTTCGCCCGTGGCCAGCAGCATTTGCAGGACATCCTGCACAAGCTGCGTCAGCCGTTCACGCCGCGCCTGGGTGTGGATCTGAACAAGCCGGCAGGCGTTGAGCCGGCATTCCGCTCCAGCTTTAGCCGTGAGGATTACGAGCGAGCGGTGGATTCGATCAAGGATTACATCCTGGCCGGCGACTGCATGCAGGTGGTGATTTCCCAGCGCATGTCGATTCCGTTCAAGGCCGCGCCCATCGACCTGTACCGTGCGCTGCGCTGCATCAACCCGACGCCGTACATGTACTTCTTCAACTTCGGCGACTTCCATGTGGTCGGCAGCTCGCCCGAGGTGCTGGTGCGCGTCGAAGACAACCTGGTCACCGTGCGCCCCATCGCCGGCACCCGCCCACGTGGCGCCAGCGAGGATGCGGACAAGGCGCTGGAAGAAGACCTGCTGTCCGACGCCAAGGAAATCGCCGAGCACCTGATGCTGATCGACCTGGGCCGTAACGACACGGGCCGCGTCTCGGAAGTTGGCTCGGTGAAACTGACTGAGAAGATGGTCATCGAGCGCTACTCCAACGTCATGCACATCGTTTCCAACGTCACTGGCGAGCTGAAAAAAGACCTGACCTCGATGGACGCCCTGCGCGCCATCCTGCCGGCCGGCACCCTGTCCGGTGCGCCGAAGATCCGCGCCATGGAAATCATCGACGAGCTGGAGCCGGTCAAGCGCGGCGTCTACGGCGGTGCGGTCGGTTACTACGCCTGGAACGGCAATATGGACACGGCGATTGCCATTCGTACCGCCGTGATCAAGGACGGCGAGCTGCACGTCCAGGCCGGCGCCGGCATCGTCGCTGACTCGGTGCCAGCCCTTGAGTGGGAAGAAACTCTCAACAAGCGCCGCGCCATGTTCAAGGCCGTGGCCCTGGCGGAGCAGGGCTCGCGCTGA